From Arachis stenosperma cultivar V10309 chromosome 2, arast.V10309.gnm1.PFL2, whole genome shotgun sequence, one genomic window encodes:
- the LOC130961456 gene encoding uncharacterized calcium-binding protein At1g02270-like isoform X1: MVVAAGSSVAKLNLRKGKGSSYNVMSGGDNSDGDLSIVSNNSDSECCSSSMVEVERGPSCVSFTTFNILAPIYKRIDPKNQSLRESEFRYSWLSRNESILNSLLAESSSIMCLQEFWVGNEELVHMYEEKLGDAGYHLFKLARTNNRGDGLLTAIHTKYLHVVNYRELFLNDFGDRVAQLLHVQSIAPVSQNQMGSLHQEFLIVNTHLLFPHNSSLCIVRLHQVHQILEQVELFQKENKLKPMPIILCGDWNGSKKGHVYKFLRSQGFVSSYDSYADSHKQWVSHRNHRGNICGVDFIWLCNPNQPRKPLKTSWAEAVFSILKYQLRKASLSEDGAFTFLKGDNCADAVTYLSFHEALRQVKLVDVPNGLCIQQFQDLWNQADVDGNGVIDFEEFKQKIWNSTCPEPVLESFNGCMEDANATNEHETIGFKVKKAMLFPREVERGHWPEEYSLSDHARLTAVFSPAKMRCYGSQKL, encoded by the exons ATG GTAGTAGCTGCAGGTTCTAGTGTTGCTAAGCTCAACTTGAGAAAAGGGAAGGGTTCTTCTTATAATGTTATGAGCGGTGGTGATAACAGTGATGGAGATCTTTCCATTGTTAGTAATAACAGTGACAGTGAGTGTTGTTCATCATCAATGGTGGAGGTGGAAAGGGGTCCTTCATGTGTTTCATTCACCACTTTCAATATCTTGGCTCCTATTTACAAAAGGATTGATCCAAAG AACCAAAGCCTCAGGGAAAGTGAGTTCAGGTACTCCTGGTTGTCCAGGAATGAAAGTATTCTGAATTCCTTGCTTGCTGAATCATCTTCCATAATGTGCCTTCAG GAATTTTGGGTTGGAAATGAAGAACTTGTTCACATGTATGAGGAGAAACTAGGGGATGCTGGTTACCATCTCTTCAAGCTTGCTCGAACCAACAACCGCGGAGATG GTCTTCTTACTGCTATACACACAAAATATTTACATGTTGTGAATTATCGGGAGTTGTTTTTAAACGATTTCGGTGATCGCGTTGCTCAGTTGTTACACGTTCAGTCTATTGCCCCTGTTTCGCAAAACCAAATGGGAAGTCTTCACCAAGAGTTTCTTATTGTGAACACACACCTGTTATTTCCTCACAATTCAAGTCTATGTATAGTGAGATTGCATCAG GTTCACCAAATTTTGGAGCAAGTGGAATTGtttcaaaaagaaaacaagctGAAACCGATGCCTATTATACTCTGCGG TGACTGGAATGGAAGTAAGAAAGGGCATGTATACAAGTTTCTTAGGTCACAAGGGTTTGTTTCATCATATGACAGTTATGCAGATTCCCACAAG CAGTGGGTTAGTCACCGAAATCATAGAGGAAATATCTGCGGTGTCGACTTCATTTGGCTTTGCAATCCGAACCAACCACGGAAACCTTTGAAGACAAGTTGGGCCGAAGCTGTTTTTAGCATACTCAAG TACCAGCTACGAAAAGCTTCGCTGTCTGAAGACGGTGCATTTACATTTCTGAAGGGCGACAATTGTGCCGATGCTGTGACATATCTTAGTTTCCATGAAGCACTGCGGCAG GTAAAATTAGTTGATGTGCCTAATGGATTATGCATTCAGCAGTTCCAAGATCTATGGAATCAAGCAGATGTTGATGGAAATGGGGTCATCGACTTCGAGGAATTCAAG CAAAAGATTTGGAACTCTACATGTCCAGAGCCTGTATTGGAAAGCTTCAATGGTTGCATGGAGGATGCGAATGCGACGAATGAGCACGAAACCATCGGCTTTAAGGTGAAGAAGGCGATGTTGTTCCCTCGAGAAGTCGAGAGAGGACATTGGCCAGAAGAGTATTCTCTTTCAGATCATGCTAGGCTCACTGCTGTGTTTTCACCAGCAAAGATGAGATGTTATGGATCACAAAAACTATAG
- the LOC130961456 gene encoding uncharacterized calcium-binding protein At1g02270-like isoform X2, producing MVVAAGSSVAKLNLRKGKGSSYNVMSGGDNSDGDLSIVSNNSDSECCSSSMVEVERGPSCVSFTTFNILAPIYKRIDPKNQSLRESEFRYSWLSRNESILNSLLAESSSIMCLQEFWVGNEELVHMYEEKLGDAGYHLFKLARTNNRGDGLLTAIHTKYLHVVNYRELFLNDFGDRVAQLLHVQSIAPVSQNQMGSLHQEFLIVNTHLLFPHNSSLCIVRLHQVHQILEQVELFQKENKLKPMPIILCGDWNGSKKGHVYKFLRSQGFVSSYDSYADSHKWVSHRNHRGNICGVDFIWLCNPNQPRKPLKTSWAEAVFSILKYQLRKASLSEDGAFTFLKGDNCADAVTYLSFHEALRQVKLVDVPNGLCIQQFQDLWNQADVDGNGVIDFEEFKQKIWNSTCPEPVLESFNGCMEDANATNEHETIGFKVKKAMLFPREVERGHWPEEYSLSDHARLTAVFSPAKMRCYGSQKL from the exons ATG GTAGTAGCTGCAGGTTCTAGTGTTGCTAAGCTCAACTTGAGAAAAGGGAAGGGTTCTTCTTATAATGTTATGAGCGGTGGTGATAACAGTGATGGAGATCTTTCCATTGTTAGTAATAACAGTGACAGTGAGTGTTGTTCATCATCAATGGTGGAGGTGGAAAGGGGTCCTTCATGTGTTTCATTCACCACTTTCAATATCTTGGCTCCTATTTACAAAAGGATTGATCCAAAG AACCAAAGCCTCAGGGAAAGTGAGTTCAGGTACTCCTGGTTGTCCAGGAATGAAAGTATTCTGAATTCCTTGCTTGCTGAATCATCTTCCATAATGTGCCTTCAG GAATTTTGGGTTGGAAATGAAGAACTTGTTCACATGTATGAGGAGAAACTAGGGGATGCTGGTTACCATCTCTTCAAGCTTGCTCGAACCAACAACCGCGGAGATG GTCTTCTTACTGCTATACACACAAAATATTTACATGTTGTGAATTATCGGGAGTTGTTTTTAAACGATTTCGGTGATCGCGTTGCTCAGTTGTTACACGTTCAGTCTATTGCCCCTGTTTCGCAAAACCAAATGGGAAGTCTTCACCAAGAGTTTCTTATTGTGAACACACACCTGTTATTTCCTCACAATTCAAGTCTATGTATAGTGAGATTGCATCAG GTTCACCAAATTTTGGAGCAAGTGGAATTGtttcaaaaagaaaacaagctGAAACCGATGCCTATTATACTCTGCGG TGACTGGAATGGAAGTAAGAAAGGGCATGTATACAAGTTTCTTAGGTCACAAGGGTTTGTTTCATCATATGACAGTTATGCAGATTCCCACAAG TGGGTTAGTCACCGAAATCATAGAGGAAATATCTGCGGTGTCGACTTCATTTGGCTTTGCAATCCGAACCAACCACGGAAACCTTTGAAGACAAGTTGGGCCGAAGCTGTTTTTAGCATACTCAAG TACCAGCTACGAAAAGCTTCGCTGTCTGAAGACGGTGCATTTACATTTCTGAAGGGCGACAATTGTGCCGATGCTGTGACATATCTTAGTTTCCATGAAGCACTGCGGCAG GTAAAATTAGTTGATGTGCCTAATGGATTATGCATTCAGCAGTTCCAAGATCTATGGAATCAAGCAGATGTTGATGGAAATGGGGTCATCGACTTCGAGGAATTCAAG CAAAAGATTTGGAACTCTACATGTCCAGAGCCTGTATTGGAAAGCTTCAATGGTTGCATGGAGGATGCGAATGCGACGAATGAGCACGAAACCATCGGCTTTAAGGTGAAGAAGGCGATGTTGTTCCCTCGAGAAGTCGAGAGAGGACATTGGCCAGAAGAGTATTCTCTTTCAGATCATGCTAGGCTCACTGCTGTGTTTTCACCAGCAAAGATGAGATGTTATGGATCACAAAAACTATAG